A region from the Aegilops tauschii subsp. strangulata cultivar AL8/78 chromosome 5, Aet v6.0, whole genome shotgun sequence genome encodes:
- the LOC109787156 gene encoding probable glycosyltransferase 3 produces the protein MAAGGLGRPGRPARGGNKQMQKTINNVKMTLICGFITILVLRGTVGINLMAFSGEGGGDAAADAKVAEDIERILREIRTDSDPDDEDQPVVDASLSGNSTAMPVVEEKNYTLGPSITRWNAKRRQWLSQNPGFPSRDARGNPRILLVTGSSPGPCDNPAGDHYLLKSTKNKIDYCRLHGIEIVHNMVHLDRELSGYWSKLPLLRRLMLSHPEVEWVWWMDSDALFTDMGFEIPLSRYEGSNLVIHGYPELLNKQRSWVALNTGSFLLRNCQWSMELLDAWAPMGPKGRVREAAGKVLTASLTGRPAFEADDQSALIHLLLTEKERWMEKVYVENQYYLHGFWAGLVDKYEEMMEKHHPGLGDERWPFITHFVGCKPCGSYGDYPVEQCLTGMERAFNFADNQVLRLYGFRHRSLTNPKVKPVANRTASPLLNKEASLKMDAKIET, from the coding sequence gcgcgcggagggaacAAGCAGATGCAGAAGACCATCAACAACGTCAAGATGACGCTCATATGCGGCTTCATCACCATCCTCGTGCTCCGCGGCACCGTCGGCATCAACCTCATGGCCTTCTCCGGCGAGGGCGGTGGCGACGCGGCAGCTGACGCCAAGGTCGCCGAGGACATCGAGCGCATTCTCCGCGAGATAcgcaccgactccgaccccgacgaCGAGGACCAGCCCGTCGTCGATGCGTCCTTGTCAGGCAACTCGACGGCCATGCCCGTCGTCGAGGAGAAGAACTACACCCTCGGCCCCAGCATCACGCGGTGGAACGCCAAGCGCCGCCAGTGGCTGTCCCAGAATCCGGGGTTCCCTTCCCGCGACGCGCGGGGCAACCCGAGGATCCTGCTGGTGACCGGGTCGTCGCCGGGGCCATGCGACAACCCGGCCGGCGACCACTACCTGCTCAAGTCGACCAAGAACAAGATCGACTACTGCCGCCTCCACGGCATCGAGATCGTGCACAACATGGTGCACCTCGACCGCGAGCTCTCCGGGTACTGGTCCAAGCTGCCTCTGCTGCGCCGCCTGATGCTGTCGCACCCGGAGGTGGAGTGGGTGTGGTGGATGGACAGCGACGCGCTCTTCACCGACATGGGCTTCGAGATCCCGCTCTCCCGCTACGAGGGGAGCAACCTCGTCATCCACGGCTACCCTGAGCTCCTCAACAAGCAGCGCTCCTGGGTGGCCCTCAACACCGGCAGCTTCCTGCTCCGGAACTGCCAGTGGTCCATGGAGCTGCTGGACGCGTGGGCGCCCATGGGGCCCAAGGGCCGCGTCCGCGAGGCGGCCGGGAAGGTGCTGACGGCGAGCCTGACGGGCCGGCCGGCGTTCGAGGCGGACGACCAGTCGGCGCTCATCCACCTGCTGCTCACGGAGAAGGAGCGGTGGATGGAGAAGGTGTACGTGGAGAACCAATACTACCTCCACGGCTTCTGGGCGGGGCTGGTGGACAAGTACGAGGAGATGATGGAGAAGCACCACCCGGGGCTCGGCGACGAGCGGTGGCCCTTCATCACGCACTTCGTCGGATGCAAGCCCTGCGGCAGCTACGGCGACTACCCGGTGGAGCAGTGCCTCACCGGCATGGAGCGCGCCTTCAACTTCGCCGACAACCAGGTGCTCAGGCTCTACGGCTTCCGGCACCGCTCGCTGACCAACCCCAAGGTGAAGCCGGTGGCGAACCGGACGGCGAGCCCGCTCCTGAACAAGGAGGCGTCTCTCAAGATGGACGCCAAGATCGAAACTTAA